Proteins from one Bacteroides mediterraneensis genomic window:
- a CDS encoding DUF4248 domain-containing protein gives MNRMQQNLNREAGADEETGFRLRVYRKNELARLYFPQADKKGALQGLSRWIKHCAELEKALEAAGYDKNRKFYLKPEVALIVKFLGEP, from the coding sequence ATGAACAGGATGCAACAGAACTTGAACAGGGAGGCCGGCGCGGACGAGGAGACGGGTTTCCGCCTCCGGGTGTACCGCAAAAACGAGCTGGCCCGGCTCTATTTTCCGCAGGCGGACAAAAAGGGGGCTTTACAGGGATTGTCGCGCTGGATAAAGCATTGCGCGGAACTGGAAAAGGCGCTCGAAGCGGCGGGCTACGACAAGAACCGGAAGTTTTATCTCAAGCCGGAAGTGGCGCTCATCGTAAAATTTTTAGGCGAGCCGTAA
- a CDS encoding DnaB-like helicase C-terminal domain-containing protein — MKKTCGRIRERVGRSVNGVTGIPTGVPELDRITGGWQPGNLIFTAGRPGMGKTQLGLKFALHAAEKGYKVLFYTLEMMSEEVGERVLMMRAPELYRKVKGGYTTEQEVDDLCRVGDEVAECRMMVDDTPYVSIDRLCAGAQTVKSRWGLDLVVVDYLQLLGTVARTGRTREQEVAECSRRLKALARSLECPVIVASQLNRQVEQTFDHRPELKHLRESGAIEQDADLVIMLHRNERGGDPKRCGLIVAKNRHGEASQPNTSVEVDLF; from the coding sequence ATGAAAAAGACGTGCGGGCGCATCAGGGAACGGGTGGGCCGGAGCGTGAACGGAGTGACGGGCATCCCGACGGGGGTTCCGGAACTGGACCGCATAACGGGCGGATGGCAGCCGGGCAACTTGATTTTCACGGCGGGAAGGCCGGGGATGGGAAAGACGCAGCTGGGGCTGAAGTTTGCCTTGCACGCGGCGGAAAAGGGGTATAAGGTGCTTTTCTACACGCTGGAGATGATGAGCGAGGAGGTGGGCGAACGGGTGCTGATGATGCGGGCGCCGGAGCTTTACCGGAAGGTGAAGGGCGGATATACGACGGAGCAGGAGGTGGACGACCTGTGCCGCGTGGGCGACGAGGTGGCGGAATGCCGGATGATGGTGGACGACACGCCGTATGTGAGCATCGACCGCTTGTGTGCCGGGGCTCAGACGGTGAAGTCGCGCTGGGGACTGGATCTGGTGGTGGTGGACTACCTGCAGCTGCTGGGCACTGTGGCCCGGACGGGACGTACCCGCGAGCAGGAGGTGGCGGAGTGTTCGCGCCGGCTGAAGGCGCTGGCCCGTTCGCTGGAGTGTCCGGTCATCGTGGCGAGCCAGTTGAACCGCCAGGTGGAGCAGACGTTCGACCACCGGCCGGAACTGAAGCATCTGCGCGAGAGCGGGGCCATTGAGCAGGATGCCGACCTGGTGATTATGCTGCACCGCAACGAGCGTGGGGGCGACCCGAAACGCTGCGGGCTGATTGTGGCGAAAAACCGTCACGGGGAGGCGAGCCAGCCGAACACGAGCGTGGAAGTGGACTTGTTCTGA
- a CDS encoding HU family DNA-binding protein produces the protein MKKTVTYSVVGRVNPADRESGEVKYYAQSQARGEMGIREISERIQQMCTVTRADVMAVLTAMEEIVSEGLQGGEIVRLGGLGSLQLSLSGEGADTEETFSDSLIEKVRVLFRPGTVMQEAINNLAFEKVPVKYAKKDEEEDGMGA, from the coding sequence ATGAAAAAGACAGTGACTTATTCAGTAGTAGGACGTGTGAACCCGGCAGACCGTGAAAGTGGTGAAGTGAAATATTATGCACAGTCGCAGGCACGCGGCGAGATGGGCATCCGCGAGATTTCGGAACGTATCCAGCAGATGTGTACCGTGACCCGTGCCGACGTGATGGCGGTGCTCACGGCGATGGAGGAAATTGTGTCGGAAGGCTTGCAGGGCGGCGAAATCGTGCGCCTGGGCGGTCTGGGCTCGTTGCAGCTGAGCCTGAGCGGCGAGGGGGCCGACACGGAAGAGACTTTCTCCGACTCGCTGATTGAGAAGGTGCGTGTGCTGTTCCGTCCGGGCACGGTGATGCAGGAGGCCATCAACAACCTGGCGTTCGAGAAGGTGCCGGTGAAGTATGCCAAGAAAGATGAGGAAGAAGACGGCATGGGGGCTTAA
- a CDS encoding N-acetylmuramoyl-L-alanine amidase has protein sequence MRKIDMIVIHCTATRADSPLSPAELTRMHRKRGFKCCGYHYYVRRDGQICTMRPVEREGAHARGYNARSIGIAYEGGLDEKGWPADTRTELQKRSLRVLVRVLKEDFPTITRVVGHRDLSPDLDGDGVVEPEEWTKACPCFDVEREL, from the coding sequence ATGAGAAAAATTGACATGATTGTCATCCACTGCACGGCTACGAGGGCGGATTCCCCGCTCTCGCCTGCCGAGCTGACGAGGATGCACCGGAAAAGGGGGTTCAAGTGTTGCGGGTATCATTATTATGTGCGCAGGGACGGTCAGATTTGTACCATGAGGCCGGTGGAGCGTGAGGGGGCGCACGCCAGGGGCTACAACGCGCGGAGCATCGGCATAGCCTACGAAGGGGGACTGGACGAGAAGGGCTGGCCGGCGGACACGCGGACGGAGCTGCAGAAGCGCTCGCTGCGGGTGCTGGTGAGGGTGCTGAAGGAGGATTTCCCCACGATTACAAGGGTGGTGGGGCATCGCGACCTGAGCCCGGACCTGGACGGCGACGGAGTGGTGGAACCGGAGGAATGGACCAAGGCTTGTCCTTGCTTTGATGTGGAACGGGAGCTGTGA
- a CDS encoding MraY family glycosyltransferase yields MENLYIVLLAFVSAVAMGRMIIPNILIISMRKRLFDVPDARKVHKRPVPRLGGVTFFPVILFAMCVFTALRVVTGNGPDEMHVERVACEFMFLVGGLTLLYIVGIGDDLVGVRYRRKFVIQILSAAMIPLSGLYINDFYGLFGLGMIPAAVGVPLTMLLTVFITNAVNLIDGIDGLASGLSMVALLVFGVLFVELNQWIYAMLAFVTVGVIIPFFSYNVFGRAEMGRKIFMGDTGSLTLGFILSFFVVRYCMYDPVMLPALKDNPLLVSFSVLLVPCLDVVRVVLRRARNRQPLFLPDKTHIHHKFLAMGFSPRGAMVTIQLMSACFFVFTMVAIRYLDNTLVLLADIALWTLLNVWFNRVIKKRE; encoded by the coding sequence ATGGAGAATCTGTATATCGTACTTCTTGCTTTTGTATCGGCGGTGGCCATGGGGCGGATGATTATCCCGAATATCTTGATTATCTCAATGCGGAAACGCTTGTTCGACGTGCCCGACGCGCGCAAGGTGCACAAAAGGCCGGTGCCGCGGCTGGGGGGAGTGACGTTCTTCCCGGTCATCCTGTTCGCGATGTGTGTGTTCACGGCGCTGCGGGTGGTGACGGGCAACGGTCCGGACGAGATGCACGTGGAGCGGGTGGCCTGCGAGTTCATGTTCCTGGTGGGCGGCCTCACGCTGCTGTATATCGTGGGCATCGGCGACGACCTGGTGGGGGTGCGCTACCGGCGGAAGTTCGTGATTCAGATTCTGTCGGCGGCGATGATTCCGCTGTCGGGCTTGTACATCAACGACTTCTACGGGCTTTTCGGTCTGGGCATGATTCCGGCGGCGGTGGGCGTTCCGCTGACGATGCTGCTCACGGTGTTCATCACAAACGCGGTGAACCTGATTGACGGCATCGACGGACTGGCGTCGGGGCTGAGCATGGTAGCGCTGCTGGTGTTCGGGGTGCTCTTCGTGGAGCTGAACCAGTGGATATATGCCATGCTGGCTTTCGTGACGGTGGGGGTGATTATTCCTTTCTTCTCGTACAATGTGTTCGGACGGGCGGAGATGGGGCGCAAGATTTTCATGGGCGACACGGGGAGCCTGACGCTGGGCTTCATCCTGAGTTTCTTCGTGGTGCGCTATTGCATGTACGACCCGGTGATGCTGCCGGCGCTGAAGGACAACCCGCTGCTGGTGTCGTTCAGTGTGCTGCTGGTGCCGTGTCTGGACGTGGTGCGGGTGGTGCTGCGGCGTGCGCGCAACAGGCAGCCGCTGTTCCTGCCGGACAAGACGCACATCCATCATAAGTTTCTGGCGATGGGTTTCTCTCCCCGCGGGGCCATGGTGACCATCCAGCTGATGTCGGCATGCTTCTTCGTGTTTACGATGGTGGCCATCCGCTACCTGGACAACACGCTGGTGCTGCTGGCGGATATCGCGCTCTGGACGCTGCTGAATGTGTGGTTCAACCGGGTGATAAAAAAACGTGAGTAA
- a CDS encoding SLBB domain-containing protein, with product MKKHFARLALCFFLLGTAHAYAQSGMTDSQVIEYVQQALQAGKDQQTIAMELLAKGATQDQLLRLKSQYEGAAGDSASGATEEAAPATDTGSRTRKTAPAAAQGKTGEAGASLWTDGMKQSMERRKSLKAAPTGEDEVFGRNIFNQEKLTFQPNLSMATPENYSLGPGDELIVDVWGASQNTMRLEISPDGYVNIANVGPVYLAGMTIQEARRVLKQELGRIYADAGNQIQVTLGNIRTIQVNVMGEVVAPGTYALSSLSTVFYALYVAGGVSDIGSLRNVQVARGGRTVARLDVYDYILKGQIRDDIRLQDGDVVMVPTFEELVKIKGKVKRPMWYEMKHGESAATLLKYAGGFSSDAYRKSVSVLRKNGKNFSVKTVDDTNLSTFILSDGDVVTVDSILNRFDNRLEVKGAVYHPGLYELSGSLNTVRQLVEKADGLLGEAFTGRAVLYRERENLTREVLPVDIEGILNGTSPDIALQKNDILYIPSIHDLQDLGRVSISGEVNRPGSYPYADHLTLEDLVITAGGLKESASLVRVDVARRIRDPKSTEEPERIGQNFSFGLKDGFVVDGQPGFELQPYDQVYVRRSPSYAEQLNVTVEGEVLYGGDYALNTKSERLSSLVQRAGGVTRHAYVRGAKLRRVANEEELRRMEDVVRMVRREIGENLANALGLKVDSTFTVGIDLEEALAHPGGDADVVLREGDVLMVPEYNNTVKVNGAVMMPNTVSYAQGKGVKYYLSQAGGYSANAKKNQKFIIYMNGQVAEVKGSGRKQIEPGCEIVVPNKTKKFNFATVVSNATSFASLATMLASLATMMK from the coding sequence ATGAAGAAACACTTCGCTAGACTGGCGCTGTGCTTCTTTCTGCTGGGGACGGCCCATGCCTATGCCCAGAGCGGAATGACGGACAGCCAAGTGATAGAATATGTACAGCAGGCGCTTCAGGCGGGAAAAGACCAGCAGACCATCGCCATGGAACTGTTGGCCAAGGGTGCCACGCAGGATCAGCTGCTGCGGTTGAAATCGCAGTACGAGGGTGCGGCGGGGGACTCGGCGTCGGGTGCCACGGAAGAAGCTGCTCCGGCCACGGATACAGGCAGCCGGACACGGAAGACGGCTCCGGCGGCGGCACAGGGAAAGACCGGCGAGGCGGGTGCCAGCCTGTGGACCGACGGCATGAAGCAGAGTATGGAACGGCGGAAATCGCTGAAGGCGGCTCCCACGGGCGAGGACGAGGTATTCGGACGGAACATCTTCAACCAGGAGAAGCTGACTTTCCAGCCGAACCTGAGCATGGCCACGCCGGAGAACTATTCGCTGGGACCGGGCGACGAACTGATTGTGGACGTGTGGGGGGCCAGCCAGAACACGATGCGGCTGGAAATCTCGCCCGACGGCTACGTGAACATCGCCAACGTGGGACCGGTGTACCTGGCGGGGATGACCATCCAGGAGGCGCGGCGGGTGCTGAAGCAGGAGCTGGGCCGGATTTATGCCGACGCGGGCAACCAGATTCAGGTGACGCTGGGCAACATCCGCACCATCCAGGTGAACGTGATGGGCGAGGTGGTGGCGCCGGGCACGTATGCGCTGTCGTCGCTCTCCACGGTGTTTTATGCCTTGTACGTGGCCGGAGGGGTGAGCGACATCGGCAGCCTGCGCAATGTGCAGGTGGCCCGCGGCGGACGGACGGTGGCACGGCTCGACGTGTACGACTATATTTTGAAGGGGCAGATTCGCGACGACATCCGCTTGCAGGACGGCGACGTGGTGATGGTGCCTACCTTCGAGGAACTGGTGAAAATCAAGGGTAAGGTGAAGCGGCCGATGTGGTACGAGATGAAGCACGGCGAGTCGGCGGCTACCTTGTTGAAATATGCCGGAGGATTTTCTTCGGATGCTTACCGGAAGAGTGTCAGCGTGTTACGGAAAAACGGAAAAAATTTTTCGGTAAAGACGGTAGACGATACGAATCTTTCGACGTTTATATTGTCAGACGGCGATGTGGTGACGGTGGATTCCATCCTGAACCGTTTCGACAACCGTCTGGAGGTGAAAGGGGCGGTGTATCACCCGGGGCTGTACGAGCTGAGCGGTTCGCTCAACACGGTGCGGCAGCTGGTGGAGAAGGCCGACGGACTGCTGGGCGAGGCTTTCACGGGGCGCGCGGTGCTGTATCGCGAGCGGGAAAACCTGACGCGGGAGGTGCTGCCGGTCGACATCGAGGGCATCCTGAACGGGACGTCGCCCGACATTGCCTTGCAGAAGAATGACATTTTGTATATTCCGAGCATCCACGACTTGCAGGATCTGGGACGGGTGAGCATCAGCGGCGAGGTGAACCGGCCGGGAAGTTACCCGTATGCGGACCATCTGACCCTGGAGGACCTGGTGATTACGGCGGGGGGACTGAAGGAGTCGGCTTCGCTGGTGCGGGTGGATGTGGCACGCCGTATCCGCGACCCGAAGAGCACGGAGGAACCGGAAAGGATAGGGCAGAATTTCTCGTTCGGCCTGAAGGACGGTTTCGTGGTGGACGGGCAGCCGGGCTTCGAGCTGCAGCCTTACGACCAGGTGTACGTGCGCCGCAGTCCGAGCTATGCGGAGCAGCTGAACGTGACGGTGGAGGGCGAGGTGCTCTACGGCGGCGACTATGCGCTGAACACGAAGAGTGAACGCCTGAGCAGTCTGGTGCAGCGGGCCGGAGGGGTGACACGCCATGCGTATGTGCGCGGGGCGAAGTTGCGCCGGGTGGCCAACGAGGAGGAGCTGCGACGCATGGAGGACGTGGTGCGGATGGTGCGCCGGGAAATCGGCGAGAACCTGGCCAACGCGCTGGGCCTGAAGGTGGACAGCACGTTCACGGTGGGCATCGACCTGGAGGAGGCACTGGCTCATCCGGGGGGCGACGCCGACGTGGTGCTGCGCGAGGGCGACGTGCTGATGGTGCCGGAATACAACAATACGGTGAAGGTGAACGGAGCGGTGATGATGCCCAACACGGTGTCGTATGCACAGGGCAAGGGCGTGAAGTATTACCTGAGCCAGGCCGGGGGCTATTCGGCCAACGCCAAGAAGAACCAGAAGTTCATCATTTACATGAACGGACAGGTGGCGGAGGTGAAAGGCAGCGGCAGAAAACAGATTGAGCCGGGATGTGAAATCGTGGTGCCGAACAAGACGAAGAAGTTCAACTTCGCTACCGTGGTTTCGAACGCGACTTCGTTTGCCTCACTGGCAACGATGCTGGCCTCACTGGCGACGATGATGAAATAA
- a CDS encoding MFS transporter, whose protein sequence is MNMKMRLIVMNFLQFAVWGAYLTSMGTYLAGVGLGGHIGIFYAMQGIVSLFMPAVLGIIADRWIPAQRLLGLSHLLAALFMAGAGYYAMTTGSQVEFPALFAFYSMSVAFYMPTLALSNSVAYTALDKAGLDTIKAFPPIRTFGTIGFICSMWLVDLLGFQSNYMQFFTCALWGVVLAVYAQTLPECPVSRRKGEKKSLVEALGLKAFLLFKDRKMATFFIFSMLLGVSLQITNGFANPFITSFSAIPEYADTFGVQHANLLISLSQISETCCILLIPFFLGRFGIKRVMLIAMVAWVLRFGLFGLGDPGSGVWMFVLSMLVYGVAFDFFNVSGSLYVDKETDLSIRSSAQGLFILMTNGIGATVGTLSAQAVVNRFVDFNSTAPQVEGWSCAWFVFAGYALVVAVAFALIFKYKHEIVKR, encoded by the coding sequence ATGAATATGAAAATGAGACTGATTGTCATGAACTTCCTGCAGTTTGCCGTGTGGGGAGCGTATCTCACTTCAATGGGAACGTACCTCGCCGGGGTAGGACTGGGAGGACATATCGGCATCTTTTATGCGATGCAGGGCATTGTGTCCCTGTTCATGCCGGCGGTGCTGGGCATCATTGCCGACCGCTGGATTCCGGCGCAGCGCCTGCTGGGGCTGAGCCATCTGCTGGCGGCGCTGTTCATGGCGGGGGCCGGCTATTATGCCATGACCACGGGGTCGCAGGTGGAGTTTCCGGCGCTGTTCGCCTTTTATTCCATGAGTGTGGCGTTCTATATGCCTACGCTGGCCCTGTCGAACTCGGTGGCGTATACGGCGCTCGACAAGGCGGGACTGGACACCATCAAGGCGTTTCCGCCCATCCGTACGTTCGGCACCATCGGCTTTATCTGCTCGATGTGGCTGGTCGACCTGCTGGGCTTCCAGTCGAACTACATGCAGTTCTTCACGTGTGCGCTGTGGGGCGTGGTGCTGGCGGTGTATGCACAGACGCTGCCGGAGTGTCCGGTGAGCCGCCGCAAGGGGGAGAAGAAGTCGCTGGTGGAGGCGCTGGGACTGAAGGCGTTCCTGCTGTTCAAGGACCGCAAGATGGCCACGTTCTTCATCTTCTCGATGCTGCTGGGCGTGTCGCTGCAGATTACCAACGGGTTTGCCAATCCGTTCATCACGAGCTTCAGCGCCATTCCGGAATATGCCGACACGTTCGGCGTGCAGCATGCCAACCTGCTGATCTCGCTCTCGCAAATCAGTGAGACGTGCTGTATCCTGCTCATCCCGTTCTTCCTGGGACGGTTCGGCATCAAGCGGGTGATGCTCATCGCCATGGTGGCATGGGTGCTCCGTTTCGGACTCTTCGGACTGGGCGACCCGGGCAGCGGGGTGTGGATGTTCGTGCTGTCGATGCTGGTGTATGGCGTGGCGTTCGACTTCTTCAACGTGTCGGGCTCGCTCTACGTGGACAAGGAGACGGACCTTTCCATCCGTTCGAGCGCGCAGGGACTGTTCATCCTGATGACCAACGGCATCGGGGCGACGGTGGGCACGCTGAGCGCACAGGCGGTGGTGAACCGTTTCGTGGACTTCAACTCTACGGCGCCGCAGGTGGAAGGCTGGAGCTGTGCGTGGTTCGTGTTCGCGGGTTACGCACTGGTGGTGGCTGTGGCTTTTGCATTGATTTTCAAGTATAAGCATGAAATCGTTAAACGTTAA
- a CDS encoding 16S rRNA (uracil(1498)-N(3))-methyltransferase yields the protein MHVFYTPDIEQTQELPEEEAGHCLRVLRLGVGDEVTLTDGKGCFYRAAIAAATQKRCVVKVLEKTGQEPFWKGHLHLALAPTKNMDRMEWLAEKATEIGFDELTFLNCRFSERKVIKTDRVEKIVVSAVKQSLKARKPVVNGMTDFRRFMEREFTGQKFIAHCYEGEKPLLRDVLRSDEDAVVLIGPEGDFSPEEVALAAEKGFQAVSLGKSRLRTETAALVAVHLMNLAHSE from the coding sequence ATGCACGTATTTTATACACCGGATATTGAACAGACGCAGGAGTTGCCGGAAGAGGAAGCCGGCCACTGCCTGCGGGTGTTGCGCCTCGGGGTGGGCGACGAAGTGACGCTGACCGACGGGAAGGGCTGCTTTTACCGGGCGGCGATTGCGGCGGCCACCCAGAAGCGGTGTGTGGTGAAGGTGCTGGAAAAGACGGGGCAGGAGCCTTTCTGGAAGGGGCATCTGCACCTGGCACTGGCGCCTACGAAGAACATGGACCGCATGGAATGGCTGGCGGAGAAGGCCACGGAAATCGGCTTCGACGAGCTGACTTTCCTGAACTGCCGCTTCTCGGAACGGAAGGTCATCAAGACCGACCGCGTGGAGAAAATCGTGGTCTCGGCGGTGAAACAGTCGCTCAAGGCACGCAAGCCGGTGGTGAACGGGATGACGGATTTCCGCCGTTTCATGGAGCGGGAATTTACGGGGCAGAAATTCATTGCCCATTGCTATGAAGGGGAAAAACCTTTGCTGCGCGACGTGCTGCGGTCCGACGAGGATGCCGTGGTGCTGATTGGTCCGGAGGGGGACTTCAGTCCGGAGGAAGTGGCACTGGCGGCGGAAAAGGGCTTTCAGGCGGTGAGCCTGGGCAAGTCGCGCCTGCGCACGGAAACGGCGGCGCTGGTGGCCGTGCACCTGATGAACCTGGCGCACAGCGAATGA
- a CDS encoding DUF4836 family protein produces MKKTWKWMGGLALGMTLMLASCGEKNPYTNALPKDAATVVSLDVKEMAEKCALDKQTQQSMAAVMKSSFKGKADALVDKIMENPEESGLRLTDRVYFFAMPQSEMGGLLVRMADKDKLEKLMGLLQEQGQCEAPADGDGCRWTVGGDALMAWTEHAFLMLAANGNPKDLQHQASMWLRQKDGEGYSGTPDFEKLKEADEDIAVVASLNIMPKQYLSMATMGLPADLKLQDLKTFSTLDFQDGKAVLEVEMMTENKVYKDLLKKQEEVTGPIKGAYLETFPANTVGWLSAHVDGAKAYELLRENPTVRQELDNSMMPLDFEAIFKAVDGDVALAMPEMSFSPGFILYADVKNSEFMRTFEDLKPMLAMTNGQMRLLDKGKDAYQFVAVDGSALGMGRGPASIWLGVKDKRFYLTNRESLIGSEVKGQTLEDCSWAKDVKGKLFYMNVNFQAIATALPQLPYVGMLDYLTIESEGTTKVRMVLQMKNKKDNVLKQLVEIINN; encoded by the coding sequence ATGAAAAAGACGTGGAAATGGATGGGAGGTCTGGCACTGGGTATGACCTTGATGCTGGCTTCGTGTGGCGAAAAAAATCCGTACACCAATGCGCTGCCGAAGGATGCGGCCACGGTGGTTTCGCTGGATGTGAAGGAAATGGCGGAGAAGTGTGCGCTCGACAAGCAGACGCAGCAGTCGATGGCCGCGGTGATGAAATCGTCGTTCAAGGGAAAGGCGGATGCCTTGGTAGACAAGATTATGGAGAACCCGGAGGAAAGCGGACTGCGGCTGACCGACCGGGTGTATTTCTTTGCGATGCCTCAGTCGGAAATGGGCGGCCTGCTGGTGCGTATGGCCGACAAGGACAAGCTGGAGAAGCTGATGGGGCTGTTGCAGGAGCAGGGTCAGTGTGAGGCTCCGGCCGACGGCGACGGCTGCCGCTGGACGGTGGGAGGCGATGCGCTGATGGCATGGACGGAGCATGCGTTTCTGATGCTGGCGGCCAACGGGAATCCGAAGGACTTGCAGCACCAGGCTTCGATGTGGCTCCGGCAGAAGGACGGAGAGGGCTATTCGGGCACTCCCGACTTTGAGAAGCTGAAGGAGGCCGACGAGGACATCGCCGTGGTGGCTTCGTTGAACATCATGCCGAAGCAGTATCTGTCCATGGCGACCATGGGACTGCCGGCCGACCTGAAGCTGCAGGACCTGAAGACGTTCTCCACGCTGGATTTCCAGGACGGAAAGGCGGTGCTGGAGGTGGAAATGATGACCGAAAACAAGGTGTACAAGGACTTGCTGAAGAAGCAGGAGGAGGTGACGGGCCCGATCAAGGGGGCGTATCTGGAGACCTTCCCTGCCAATACGGTGGGCTGGCTGAGCGCGCATGTGGACGGGGCAAAGGCGTACGAGCTGCTGCGCGAGAACCCGACGGTGCGTCAGGAGCTGGACAACTCGATGATGCCGCTCGACTTTGAAGCGATTTTCAAGGCGGTGGACGGTGACGTGGCGCTGGCCATGCCGGAGATGTCGTTCTCACCGGGATTCATCCTGTATGCCGACGTGAAGAACAGTGAGTTCATGCGTACGTTTGAGGACCTGAAACCGATGCTGGCGATGACCAACGGACAGATGCGTCTGCTGGACAAGGGCAAGGATGCGTATCAGTTTGTGGCTGTGGACGGCTCGGCACTGGGCATGGGACGCGGACCGGCATCCATCTGGCTGGGCGTGAAGGACAAGCGTTTCTACCTGACCAACCGCGAGAGCCTGATCGGCAGCGAGGTGAAGGGACAGACGCTGGAGGATTGCAGCTGGGCCAAGGACGTGAAGGGTAAGCTGTTCTATATGAACGTGAACTTCCAGGCCATTGCGACCGCATTGCCGCAGCTTCCCTACGTGGGCATGCTGGACTACCTGACCATCGAGTCGGAAGGAACAACCAAGGTCCGTATGGTGCTGCAGATGAAGAACAAAAAAGACAATGTGCTGAAGCAGCTGGTGGAAATAATTAATAATTAA
- a CDS encoding PD-(D/E)XK nuclease family transposase, producing the protein MDLTCGHFVNPFTDIGFKIIFGQPASKELLITLLNELLAGEHRIANLIFLDKENHSDSMADAGIIYDLYCLTETGEYIIVEMQNRFHSNFLDRTLFYMCRAIGRQVENLREKRRKERELQTGKAETEEDDFLLSEPQENYGSRYKLSTVYGIFLMNFREPGLEEKFRTDTVIADRESGKVVNPHFRQIFLQFPYFHKELKDCETLYDKLIYTLKNMQHWNRMPDALKEQVFHRLEELAAVANLSLEDRIAYDKALDRYRVSRIVEEDAREAGWKKGLEEGRAEGHAKGIAEGRAKGIAEGRAKGIAEGHAKGIAEGRAKGIAEGRAKGIAEGQLKEKTAIARNLKSLGLSTVQIAQATGLTEEAVEALIINNE; encoded by the coding sequence ATGGATTTAACTTGCGGCCACTTTGTGAATCCGTTTACCGACATCGGATTCAAGATTATCTTCGGGCAGCCAGCCAGCAAGGAGCTGCTTATCACGTTGTTGAACGAGCTGCTGGCTGGTGAGCACCGTATTGCGAACCTGATTTTTCTGGACAAGGAAAACCACTCGGACAGCATGGCGGATGCGGGGATTATCTACGACCTGTACTGCCTGACTGAGACGGGTGAATACATCATCGTGGAGATGCAGAACCGTTTCCACAGCAATTTCCTGGACCGGACGTTGTTTTACATGTGCCGGGCTATCGGGCGGCAGGTGGAGAACCTGCGCGAGAAGCGGAGAAAGGAACGTGAGCTGCAGACCGGAAAGGCGGAGACGGAAGAGGACGATTTCCTGTTGAGTGAGCCTCAGGAAAACTATGGGTCCAGGTACAAACTCTCGACCGTGTACGGTATCTTCCTGATGAACTTCCGCGAGCCGGGACTGGAAGAAAAGTTTCGTACGGACACAGTGATTGCCGACCGTGAAAGCGGGAAGGTGGTGAATCCGCATTTCCGGCAGATTTTCTTGCAGTTCCCGTATTTCCACAAGGAGCTCAAGGATTGTGAGACACTTTATGACAAACTGATTTATACATTGAAGAATATGCAACATTGGAACCGAATGCCAGACGCGTTGAAGGAGCAAGTGTTCCACCGTCTGGAGGAACTGGCTGCCGTGGCCAACCTCTCGCTGGAAGACCGCATCGCCTACGACAAGGCACTCGACCGCTACCGGGTGAGCCGGATTGTAGAGGAGGATGCCCGCGAGGCCGGATGGAAAAAGGGACTGGAGGAAGGCCGTGCCGAAGGCCATGCGAAGGGAATAGCGGAAGGCCGTGCGAAGGGAATAGCGGAAGGCCGTGCGAAAGGAATAGCGGAAGGCCATGCGAAGGGAATAGCGGAAGGCCGTGCGAAGGGAATAGCGGAAGGCCGTGCGAAAGGAATAGCGGAAGGACAACTCAAGGAAAAGACTGCTATTGCACGCAACTTGAAGTCACTGGGGTTGAGTACTGTCCAGATTGCGCAGGCTACCGGGCTGACGGAAGAGGCGGTGGAAGCGTTGATAATTAATAATGAATAA